In Octopus bimaculoides isolate UCB-OBI-ISO-001 chromosome 28, ASM119413v2, whole genome shotgun sequence, the following are encoded in one genomic region:
- the LOC106871794 gene encoding zinc finger protein 723-like isoform X2 → MEKSKKLKDLTFPKDREKERGKLSHDCDVCKMSFSKRCNLTKHKRIHTGEKPFHCDICDKSFSASGDLTRHKRIHTGEKPYHCDICDKSFSGSNGLNRHTRIHTGEKLYNCDICGRSFLKIIALTSHKRIHAEEGLFHCGTCGKMFSQSNDLTKHMRIHTQEKPFHCDVCGKRFSQSNNLTTHIRIHTGEKPYHCDICGRSFFKSSAIDFSTRYSYRRKALSLRYL, encoded by the exons atggaaaaaagtaAGAAACTAAAGGATTTGACTTTTCCTAAagatagagaaaaggagagaggaaaatTATCACATGACTGTGATGTCTGTAAAATGTCATTCTCTAAAAGATGtaacttgactaaacacaaacgtattcatacaggagagaagccatttcactgtgatatctgtgataaatcattttctgCGAGTGGCGACttgactagacacaaacgtattcatacaggagagaagccatatcattgtgatatctgtgataaatcattttctggAAGTAATGGCTTAAATAGACACactcgtattcatacaggagagaagttgtataactgtgatatctgtggtaggtCGTTCTTGAAAATTATTGCTTTAacttctcacaaacgtattcatgcagAAGAAGGGCTGTTTCACTGTGGTACCTGTGGTAAGATGTTCTCTCAAAGTAATGATTTAACTAAACACATGCGTATTCATACACAAGAAAAGCCTTttcactgtgatgtttgtggcAAGCGATTCTCTCAAAGTAATAACTTgactacacacatacgtattcatacaggagagaaaccatatcattgtgatatctgtggtag gtCGTTCTTTAAAAGTAGTGCCATTGACTTTTCAACAAGGTATTCGTACAGGAGAAAAGCCCTTTCACTGCGATATCTGTAG
- the LOC106871794 gene encoding zinc finger protein 239-like isoform X1, whose translation MEKSKKLKDLTFPKDREKERGKLSHDCDVCKMSFSKRCNLTKHKRIHTGEKPFHCDICDKSFSASGDLTRHKRIHTGEKPYHCDICDKSFSGSNGLNRHTRIHTGEKLYNCDICGRSFLKIIALTSHKRIHAEEGLFHCGTCGKMFSQSNDLTKHMRIHTQEKPFHCDVCGKRFSQSNNLTTHIRIHTGEKPYHCDICGRSFSVNGTLTTHKRIHTSEKPFRCDTCSKSFSRSTSLTRHKCVYRS comes from the coding sequence atggaaaaaagtaAGAAACTAAAGGATTTGACTTTTCCTAAagatagagaaaaggagagaggaaaatTATCACATGACTGTGATGTCTGTAAAATGTCATTCTCTAAAAGATGtaacttgactaaacacaaacgtattcatacaggagagaagccatttcactgtgatatctgtgataaatcattttctgCGAGTGGCGACttgactagacacaaacgtattcatacaggagagaagccatatcattgtgatatctgtgataaatcattttctggAAGTAATGGCTTAAATAGACACactcgtattcatacaggagagaagttgtataactgtgatatctgtggtaggtCGTTCTTGAAAATTATTGCTTTAacttctcacaaacgtattcatgcagAAGAAGGGCTGTTTCACTGTGGTACCTGTGGTAAGATGTTCTCTCAAAGTAATGATTTAACTAAACACATGCGTATTCATACACAAGAAAAGCCTTttcactgtgatgtttgtggcAAGCGATTCTCTCAAAGTAATAACTTgactacacacatacgtattcatacaggagagaaaccatatcattgtgatatctgtggtaggtCATTCTCTGTCAATGGTactttaactactcacaaacgtatacatacaagtGAAAAGCCCTTTCGGTGTGATacctgtagtaaatcattctctcgaagtaCTAGCCTAACTAGACACAAATGTGTTTATAGAAGCTAA
- the LOC106871785 gene encoding zinc finger protein 208, which translates to MEKSEKLKDLTFPEDKEKGEQKLSYDCDVCKKSFSRKGYLNMHKRIHTGEKPFHCDICGKSFSQKINLTTHQHSHTGEKPHHCDICGKSFSDPSALTRHKRIHTGEKPYSCNICGKSFPCSSALTRHKLIHTGEKPYHCDICGKSFSQSSTLTSHKYIHTGETPYYCDICGKSFSRSGNLASHKRFHTREKPYHCDICGKLFSASTSLIVHKRIHTGEKPYHCDSCDKSFSVSSNLTIHIRTHTGEKSNQSDLNRHKYVCTGERPYQCNICSRSFCDQSALNSHKCTHTGEKPYSCNICGKSFPRSSALTNHKRIHTGEKPYQCDICNKSFSISSNLTTHKRLHTGEKPYHCDICGLSFTQCSALTSHKLIHTGETPYYCDVCGKSFSRSGSLTSHKRFHTGEKPYHCDVCGKSFSANTSLTNHKRIHTGEKPYHCNVCNKSFSISSNLITHIRTHTGEKPYHCDICGISFFQSSALTSHKHIHTGDTPFSCNICGKSFSQSSNLAAHKRFHTGERPYHCDVCGKLFSASTSLIVHKRIHTGEKPYHCDICNKSFSASSNLITHKRIHTGETPNYCDYNVFCPTQIAVDNNAQVMFTRRVFEISVGGGNYLMILIDKYLFGINYKSKRETSVYFGETGIIMENELCENKDEFQTDFHEVDSPDAMMKETGDIYQCDICKKIFSQKCKLTAHNSVHAGKKPHHCSVCGNSFSRKANLATHQRIHSGENLYHCDICDKSFYQKGHLINHQRIHTEEKPFRCDVCGKSFSQKSNLTSHSHVHTGEKPYHCDICGKSFSHKCDLINHQRIHTGEKPYCCDICGKSFSQRSTLIVHKRMHTGKKLYQCSVCGKSISGTSNLTKHILIHTGEKPYHCEICGKSFSCGNTLTRHERIHTGEKPYQCDSCGKSFSDIGVLTIHRRTHTGEKPYDCDICGKSFSQIHNLTTHKRSHTGEKPYHCDICDKSFSRKNNLISHQRIHTGEKPYCCDICGKSFSQKNNLIVHKRRHTGEKLYWCSVCGKSFCQKVELTSHERIHTGEKPYHCDICGKSFSQRHHLTTHTSIHTDK; encoded by the exons atggaaaagagtgagaaacTAAAAGATCTGACTTTtccagaagataaagaaaaaggggAACAAAAATTGTCATATGACTGTGATGTCTGTAAAAAGTCTTTCTCTCGAAAGGGTTACTTGAatatgcacaaacgtattcatacaggggagaagccatttcactgtgatatctgtggtaaatcattctctcaaaaaattAACTTGACTACACACCAACatagtcatacaggagagaaaccacatcactgtgacatctgtggtaaatcattctctgacccAAGTGCTTTAACtcgtcacaaacgtattcacacaggggagaagccatattcctgtaatatctgtggaaaatcattcccATGTAGCAGTGCTTTAACTCGTCATAAActaattcatacaggagagaagccatatcactgtgacatctgtggtaaatcattttctcagagTAGTACTTTAACTAGTCACaagtatattcatacaggagagacaccatattattgtgatatctgtggtaaatcattctctcgaagtggCAACTTAGCTTCTCACAAACGTTTCCATACcagagagaagccatatcactgtgatatctgtggtaaattgttCTCTGCAAGTACTTCCTTGATtgtacataaacgtattcatacaggagagaagccatatcactgtgatagcTGTGATAAATCTTTTTCTGTCAGCAGTAACCTAACTATTCatatacgtactcacacaggagagaagtcTAACCAAAGTGATTTAAATCGTCACAAATATGTTTGcacaggagagaggccatatcaGTGTAACATCTGTAGTAGATCATTCTGTGACCAAAGTGCTTTAAATTCTCACAAATGtactcatacaggggagaaaccatattcctgtaatatctgtggtaaatctttcccTCGCAGCTCTGCTTTAACtaatcataaacgtattcatacaggagagaagccatatcaatgtGACATCTGTAACAAATCTTTCTCTATCAGTAGCAACCTAACTACTCATAAACGtcttcatacaggggagaagccatatcactgtgatatctgtggtctaTCGTTTACTCAGTGTAGTGCTTTAACTAGTCACAAgcttattcatacaggagagacaccatattattgtgatgtctgtggtaaatcattctctcgcaGTGGCAGCTTAACTTCTCACAAACGTTTCCATACAGgcgagaagccatatcactgcgacgtctgtggtaaatcattctctgcaaacACGTCTTTAACtaatcataaacgtattcatacaggggagaaaccatatcactgtaatgTCTGTAACAAATCTTTCTCTATCAGTAGTAACCTAATTACTCatatacgtactcatacaggagagaaaccatatcactgtgatatctgtggtatatcATTTTTTCAGAGTAGTGCCTTAACTAGTCACAAGCATATCCATACAGGAGATACACCATTTTCTtgtaacatctgtggtaaatcattctctcaaagtagcaACTTAGCTGCTCATAAACGTTTCCATACTGGAGAgaggccatatcattgtgatgtctgtggtaaattgttttctgcaagtacttcCTTGAttgtacacaaacgtattcatacaggagagaagccatatcactgtgatatctgcaaCAAATCTTTCTCTGCCAGTAGTAACCTAATtactcataaacgtattcatacaggagagacaccAAATTATTGTGACTA CAATGTGTTTTGTCCAACGCAAATCGCTGTCGATAATAATGCCCAGGTCATGTTCACAAGAAGAGTTTTTGAGATTAGTGTTGGTGGAGGGA attatttAATGATATTG ATTGATAAGTATTTGTTTGGAATCAACtacaaaagcaaaagagaaacatCTGTATATTTTGGTGAGACTGGaataattatggaaaatgaattgtGTGAAAACAAGGATGAATTTCAAACAGATTTCCATGAAGTTGATTCTCCTGATGCTATGATGAAAGAAACTGGTGATATCtaccagtgtgatatctgtaaGAAGATATTTTCGCAAAAATGTAAACTCACTGCACACAACAGCGTTCATGCTGGAAAGAAGCCACACCACTGTAGTGTTTGTGGTAACTCATTCTCTCGCAAAGCTAACTTAGCAACTCACCAACGAATTCACAGTGGAGAAAACCTGTACCACTGCGATATTTGCGATAAGTCGTTCTATCAGAAAGGTCACCTTATTAACCACCAGCGTATCCACACAGAAGAAAAACCATTCCGCTGTGATGTCTGCggtaaatccttctctcaaaAGAGTAACCTCACTTCACACAGccatgttcatacaggagagaaaccatatcactgtgatatctgtggtaaatcattctctcacaaaTGTGACTTAATTAATCAccaacgcattcatacaggagagaaaccatattgttgtgatatctgtggtaaatcattctctcaaagaagCACTTTAATTgtgcacaaacgcatgcacacggGGAAAAAGTTGTACCAGTGTTCTGTGTGTGGAAAATCGATTTCTGGAACGAGCAACTTGACTAAACACATTctcattcatactggagaaaagccgtatcactgtgaaatctgtggtaaatcattttcctGTGGAAATACCTTAACAAGACATGaacgtattcacactggagaaaaaccatatcagtgcgATTcatgtggtaagtcattctctgacATTGGTGTCCTAACTATACACAGacgtactcacacaggagagaaaccatatgactgtgacatctgtgggaaGTCCTTTTCTCAAATCCATAACTTAACTACCCACAAACGAAGCCATACAggcgagaaaccatatcactgtgacatctgtgataaatcattctctcgcaaaaataacttaattagtcaccaacgcattcatacaggagagaaaccatattgttgtgatatctgtggtaagtcattctctcaaaagaATAATTTGATTGTCCATAAGCGCAGGCATACGGGAGAAAAGCTCTACTGGTGTTCTGTGTGTGGCAAATCATTCTGTCAGAAGGTTGAATTGACTTCTCATGAACgaattcatacaggtgagaaaccatatcactgtgacatctgtggtaaatcattctctcaaagacatcacttaactacacacacaagtattcatACAGATAAATAA
- the LOC106871786 gene encoding zinc finger protein 239 — translation MEKEFSEVSVKCESQFEKNEFLGELSKDSGNSFYHCDICRKSFSQKGNLNIHRQIHAGQKPYHCDICGKSFSQKGNFNIHRYIHTGEKPYHCDVCGKSFSQKSSLTIHKRIHTGRKPYSCDVCDKSFSETGGLTIHKRIHTGEKPYHCDICDKSFSGRGNLATHKRIHTGERPYPCDICSKSFSQKESLINHKHLHTGEKPFLCDICGKSFSQRNSLAEHKHIHTGEKPYVCNICGKSFSVGSHLIRHKSIHTGEKPYHCDVCGKSFSQNGILTTHKRIHTGEKPYQCDICNKSFSHKGNLTTHKNIHSGEKQLQCSISDQSFSQSDNLTIHVYIHERE, via the coding sequence ATGGAGAAGGAATTCTCTGAAGTCAGTGTAAAATGTGAATCGCAGTTTGAAAAGAATGAGTTTCTTGGGGAATTGTCAAAAGATTCAGGCAATTCATtttaccattgtgatatctgtagaaagtcattctctcaaaaaggtAATCTGAATATTCACAGACAGATTCATGCCGGacaaaaaccatatcactgtgatatttgtggtaaatcattctctcagaaggGTAACttcaatattcacagatacattcacacaggagagaaaccgtatcactgcgatgtctgtggtaaatcattctcacaaaaAAGTAGCTTAACAATACACAAAAGAATTCACACAGGAAGGAAACCCTACAGCTGCGATGTCTGTGATAAGTCATTTTCTGAGACAGGTGGCTTAACcattcacaaacgcattcatacaggagagaaaccatatcactgtgacatctgtgataaatcattttctggACGTGGCAACTTAGctacacacaaacgtatccatacaggTGAGAGGCCGTACccttgtgatatctgtagtaaatcattctctcagaaagaAAGCTTGATAAATCACAAGCatcttcatacaggagagaaaccgtttctctgtgatatctgtggtaaatcattctctcaaagaaaTAGCCTTGctgaacacaaacacattcatacaggtgagaaaccgtaTGTGTGCAATATCTGTGGGAAATCTTTCTCTGTAGGAAGCCACTTAATTAGACACAAAtccattcatacaggagagaagccatatcactgtgatgtctgtggcaaatcattctctcagaatggtatcttgactacacacaaacggattcatacaggagaaaaaccatatcagtgtgatatctgcaaTAAATCTTTTTCTCATAAAGGTAACTTAActacacataaaaatattcattcaggagagaagCAACTCCAGTGTAGTATCTCTGACcagtcattctctcaaagtgaTAACCtgactatacatgtatatatccatgaaagagagTAA